A window of the Equus przewalskii isolate Varuska chromosome 10, EquPr2, whole genome shotgun sequence genome harbors these coding sequences:
- the DBF4B gene encoding protein DBF4 homolog B isoform X4: MAERRLRAPDLGAQLGVSSCLGKCRKSSTDAWRPPFSGKSFYLDLPAGKNLQFLTGAIQQLGGVIEGFLSKEVSYIVSSRREAKAESSGTSHRGCPSPSEVRVETPSMVDPKGGHARPSQKPVDSVPTSRGKELLQKAIRNQGSSSSLLTNARSWGVRILHVDEMMAHVQQLSLDALCVKKQGPKKPEVGDPAELKGNGWFANSEGTRPAESRTRKVARLKAPFLKIEDESRKFRPFHHQFKSFPEISFLGPKDASPFEAPTTLGSSHRTREPKEREPSPRSAARMAPGRKRGYCECCREAFEELRGHLQSTQHQGFALEAHPYAEVDRIIARLSHSFADIPFQASLPRQPGSPASDCDLLCPETLPPSQPSHPRAASPRMREEDNHQVPGAQEQDGKMGDMKAPAEPVEAGEIPRPVASCQELEELADVIVDPPGTPVSRSPASQCLLSSSGFAALSSGPDLALVGHKRKVQFPSSNTEKRPGVSWPQGSFFDPRAPSPCGTRTTGGRHLLSLALPGHEPSPPASLLPLCHPQTCLSLPDAFSWPLTDRPAEFWATQSPWPGGGWPPGSEDSECAALGRVPQQADQLPSCPAAPGQLSAHLHSAVGTQPPGGPAESQSTSLSPPSASQCGNQLLPMVLDPPTSPNPLPSCFPAPAQWQQQTPPVSPSGTQLWGQTAPNSRARCRDISYTSAECCIPSQG, from the exons GTAATTGAGGGTTTTTTGAGCAAAGAAGTAAGTTACATCGTGTCCAGCCGCAGGGAAGCGAAGGCGGAGAGCAGTGGAACAAGTCACAgaggctgccccagccccagcgaGGTCAGAGTGGAAACACCATCCATGGTCGATCCAAAAGGTGGCCATGCCAGGCCTTCACAGAAGCCTGTAGATTCG GTGCCTACGAGCCGAGGGAAGGAGCTACTGCAGAAAGCCATCAGAAACCAG gggagcagcagcagcctcctGACCAATGCCCGTTCCTGGGGAGTGAGGATTCTGCATGTGGACG AAATGATGGCACATGTGCAGCAGCTGTCTCTGGATGCTTTGTGTGTGAAGAAACAAGGGCCAAAGAAGCCAGAAGTAGGTGATCCTGCTGAACTGAAGGGAAATGGATGGTTTGCAAACAGTGAG GGAACACGTCCAGCGGAGTCAAGAACGCGGAAAG TGGCCAGACTGAAGGCTCCGTTCCTCAAAATCGAAGATGAGAGCAG GAAGTTTCGTCCTTTCCACCATCAGTTTAAATCCTTTCCTGAAATTTCTTTTCTGGGACCCAAAGATGCAAGTCCGTTTGAGGCCCCGACGACCCTGGGCAGCTCACACCGTACCAG AGAACCCAAGGAACGAGAGCCAAGTCCACGGTCAGCTGCCCGCATGGCTCCGGGGAGGAAGAGAGGCTACTGCGAGTGCTGCCGAGAGGCTTTTGAGGAGCTCCGTGGG CATCTGCAGAGCACCCAGCACCAGGGCTTTGCCCTGGAAGCCCATCCGTATGCAGAAGTTGATCGGATCATCGCCCGGCTCAGCCACAGCTTTGCGGACATCCCCTTCCAGGCCAGCCTCCCTAG GCAGCCAGGCTCCCCGGCTTCAGATTGTGACCTTCTATGTCCTGAGACTCTGCCTCCCAGCCAGCCCTCCCATCCCAGGGCAGCATCTCCCAGGATGAGGGAAGAAGACAACCACCAGGTCCCAGGCGCCCAAGAGCAGGATGGGAAGATGGGTGACATGAAGGCACCAGCTGAACCTGTGGAGGCTGGCGAGATACCCCGACCAGTAGCAagctgccaggagctggaggagttGGCTGATGTCATTGTGGACCCCCCAGGGACACCAGTGTCCAGGAGCCCTGCTTCCCAGTGCCTCCTTTCCAGCTCTGGCTTTGCAGCCCTCTCCTCTGGCCCAGACCTGGCACTTGTTGGCCACAAGCGAAAGGTTCAGTTCCCCAGCAGCAATACCGAGAAGAGGCCAGGAGTGTCCTGGCCACAGGGCTCATTCTTTGACCCaagagcccccagcccctgtggCACCAGGACAACTGGTGGCAGGCACCTCCTGTCCCTCGCCCTTCCAGGCCATGAGCCCAGCCCTCcggcctccctcctgcccttgtgCCACCCACAgacctgcctctccctcccagaTGCCTTCtcctggccactgacagacaggcCAGCTGAGTTCTGGGCTACACAGTCTCcctggcctgggggaggctggCCCCCAGGATCTGAGGATTCAGAGTGTGCAGCCCTTGGCCGTGTCCCCCAGCAGGCTGACCAGCTCCCCAGCTGCCCTGCAGCTCCAGGCCAGCTGTCAGCCCACCTGCACTCAGCTGTGGGCACACAGCCCCCAGGAGGACCTGCAGAGAGCCAATCTACCTCTCTTTCCCCACCCTCTGCCAGCCAGTGTGGAAACCAGCTGCTCCCAATGGTTCTGGATCCCCCAACCTCTCCCAATCCCCTGCCTTCCTGtttcccagccccagcccagtggcagcAGCAAACTCCTCCTGTGAGTCCCTCGGGCACACAGCTGTGGGGCCAGACAGCTCCCAACTCCAGGGCCAGATGCAGAGATATCAGTTATACCTCTGCTGAGTGCTGCATACCCAGCCAGGGCTGA
- the DBF4B gene encoding protein DBF4 homolog B isoform X5, with amino-acid sequence MAERRLRAPDLGAQLGVSSCLGKCRKSSTDAWRPPFSGKSFYLDLPAGKNLQFLTGAIQQLGGVIEGFLSKEVSYIVSSRREAKAESSGTSHRGCPSPSEVRVETPSMVDPKGGHARPSQKPVDSVPTSRGKELLQKAIRNQGSSSSLLTNARSWGVRILHVDEMMAHVQQLSLDALCVKKQGPKKPEGTRPAESRTRKVARLKAPFLKIEDESRKFRPFHHQFKSFPEISFLGPKDASPFEAPTTLGSSHRTREPKEREPSPRSAARMAPGRKRGYCECCREAFEELRGHLQSTQHQGFALEAHPYAEVDRIIARLSHSFADIPFQASLPRQPGSPASDCDLLCPETLPPSQPSHPRAASPRMREEDNHQVPGAQEQDGKMGDMKAPAEPVEAGEIPRPVASCQELEELADVIVDPPGTPVSRSPASQCLLSSSGFAALSSGPDLALVGHKRKVQFPSSNTEKRPGVSWPQGSFFDPRAPSPCGTRTTGGRHLLSLALPGHEPSPPASLLPLCHPQTCLSLPDAFSWPLTDRPAEFWATQSPWPGGGWPPGSEDSECAALGRVPQQADQLPSCPAAPGQLSAHLHSAVGTQPPGGPAESQSTSLSPPSASQCGNQLLPMVLDPPTSPNPLPSCFPAPAQWQQQTPPVSPSGTQLWGQTAPNSRARCRDISYTSAECCIPSQG; translated from the exons GTAATTGAGGGTTTTTTGAGCAAAGAAGTAAGTTACATCGTGTCCAGCCGCAGGGAAGCGAAGGCGGAGAGCAGTGGAACAAGTCACAgaggctgccccagccccagcgaGGTCAGAGTGGAAACACCATCCATGGTCGATCCAAAAGGTGGCCATGCCAGGCCTTCACAGAAGCCTGTAGATTCG GTGCCTACGAGCCGAGGGAAGGAGCTACTGCAGAAAGCCATCAGAAACCAG gggagcagcagcagcctcctGACCAATGCCCGTTCCTGGGGAGTGAGGATTCTGCATGTGGACG AAATGATGGCACATGTGCAGCAGCTGTCTCTGGATGCTTTGTGTGTGAAGAAACAAGGGCCAAAGAAGCCAGAA GGAACACGTCCAGCGGAGTCAAGAACGCGGAAAG TGGCCAGACTGAAGGCTCCGTTCCTCAAAATCGAAGATGAGAGCAG GAAGTTTCGTCCTTTCCACCATCAGTTTAAATCCTTTCCTGAAATTTCTTTTCTGGGACCCAAAGATGCAAGTCCGTTTGAGGCCCCGACGACCCTGGGCAGCTCACACCGTACCAG AGAACCCAAGGAACGAGAGCCAAGTCCACGGTCAGCTGCCCGCATGGCTCCGGGGAGGAAGAGAGGCTACTGCGAGTGCTGCCGAGAGGCTTTTGAGGAGCTCCGTGGG CATCTGCAGAGCACCCAGCACCAGGGCTTTGCCCTGGAAGCCCATCCGTATGCAGAAGTTGATCGGATCATCGCCCGGCTCAGCCACAGCTTTGCGGACATCCCCTTCCAGGCCAGCCTCCCTAG GCAGCCAGGCTCCCCGGCTTCAGATTGTGACCTTCTATGTCCTGAGACTCTGCCTCCCAGCCAGCCCTCCCATCCCAGGGCAGCATCTCCCAGGATGAGGGAAGAAGACAACCACCAGGTCCCAGGCGCCCAAGAGCAGGATGGGAAGATGGGTGACATGAAGGCACCAGCTGAACCTGTGGAGGCTGGCGAGATACCCCGACCAGTAGCAagctgccaggagctggaggagttGGCTGATGTCATTGTGGACCCCCCAGGGACACCAGTGTCCAGGAGCCCTGCTTCCCAGTGCCTCCTTTCCAGCTCTGGCTTTGCAGCCCTCTCCTCTGGCCCAGACCTGGCACTTGTTGGCCACAAGCGAAAGGTTCAGTTCCCCAGCAGCAATACCGAGAAGAGGCCAGGAGTGTCCTGGCCACAGGGCTCATTCTTTGACCCaagagcccccagcccctgtggCACCAGGACAACTGGTGGCAGGCACCTCCTGTCCCTCGCCCTTCCAGGCCATGAGCCCAGCCCTCcggcctccctcctgcccttgtgCCACCCACAgacctgcctctccctcccagaTGCCTTCtcctggccactgacagacaggcCAGCTGAGTTCTGGGCTACACAGTCTCcctggcctgggggaggctggCCCCCAGGATCTGAGGATTCAGAGTGTGCAGCCCTTGGCCGTGTCCCCCAGCAGGCTGACCAGCTCCCCAGCTGCCCTGCAGCTCCAGGCCAGCTGTCAGCCCACCTGCACTCAGCTGTGGGCACACAGCCCCCAGGAGGACCTGCAGAGAGCCAATCTACCTCTCTTTCCCCACCCTCTGCCAGCCAGTGTGGAAACCAGCTGCTCCCAATGGTTCTGGATCCCCCAACCTCTCCCAATCCCCTGCCTTCCTGtttcccagccccagcccagtggcagcAGCAAACTCCTCCTGTGAGTCCCTCGGGCACACAGCTGTGGGGCCAGACAGCTCCCAACTCCAGGGCCAGATGCAGAGATATCAGTTATACCTCTGCTGAGTGCTGCATACCCAGCCAGGGCTGA